A region from the Stutzerimonas stutzeri genome encodes:
- the tssB gene encoding type VI secretion system contractile sheath small subunit, with protein MAKEGSVAPKERINVTFKPATGGAQEELELPLKLMVLGDFTQRADDRKIEDRKPISIDKNSFDEVLAKQELNLTFSVPNRLQNQPTDEELGVQLNINSMKDFNPANLVDQVPELKKLMELRDALVALKGPLGNAPAFRKAIESVLADDDSRDRVLGELGLAAKEQLDA; from the coding sequence ATGGCCAAAGAAGGCTCGGTAGCCCCCAAAGAACGCATCAATGTCACCTTCAAGCCAGCCACCGGCGGCGCTCAGGAAGAACTGGAGCTGCCATTGAAGTTGATGGTGCTCGGTGACTTCACCCAGCGCGCCGACGATCGCAAGATCGAGGACCGCAAGCCGATCTCCATCGATAAAAACAGCTTCGACGAGGTCCTGGCCAAGCAGGAGCTGAACCTCACCTTCTCAGTACCGAACCGTTTGCAGAACCAGCCCACCGATGAAGAGCTGGGCGTGCAGCTGAACATCAACTCGATGAAAGACTTCAACCCGGCCAACCTGGTCGATCAAGTTCCGGAACTGAAAAAGCTGATGGAACTGCGCGACGCTCTGGTCGCCCTGAAAGGCCCGCTGGGTAACGCTCCAGCCTTCCGCAAAGCGATCGAAAGCGTTCTTGCTGACGACGACTCGCGCGACCGCGTACTCGGTGAGCTGGGCCTCGCCGCGAAAGAACAACTGGACGCCTGA
- the tssA gene encoding type VI secretion system protein TssA: MTFSSKLAAQIMAVAKTPITATSFAGDDIRYAAEYEVLEQELAKAASLHAAGTVDWEAVREGSESLLITQTKDLRIAAWLTWGLYQRDSFLGLHAGLAMLGFLCRDHWEDIHPRKNRTRAAAISWLVPRMEQVLADHVPMGEQLPLFEQITLELRGLKASLAKHLGAQAPLLLPLCRRLEDMVKRAGAAHPQPGPVGAAIAQVKQAAAQVFTATTPVEHEKEAHKSLRSLQDQGRPLCSWWLKQKATDLKPLRLARTLLWLSIDSLPERNAEQITALRGVPADKLASYRERFAQGLYADLLADLEASITRAPFWLDGQRLAWECLSELDAEQAMREVEIQLALFLQRMPGLDELRFHDGVPFADAETRAWISARVMPHLQPAQPPSEALNNQGGTTPAWEEALQEVLPHLRKDGLKSAVQKLKLGLNQARGGRERFFWQLTLARLCFQAKKYDLAKTQLESLDQTLQASGLGDWEPDLALEVLRLLHSCCELLPQNHAVRESKDEIYRRLCHLDLEVVLD; encoded by the coding sequence ATGACGTTTTCTAGCAAGCTAGCCGCCCAGATTATGGCGGTAGCAAAAACTCCAATCACAGCGACCTCCTTCGCAGGCGATGATATTCGCTACGCTGCCGAGTACGAGGTCTTGGAGCAGGAGTTAGCCAAAGCAGCATCGCTGCATGCCGCCGGCACCGTCGACTGGGAAGCCGTACGCGAGGGTAGCGAAAGCCTGCTAATCACCCAGACGAAGGACTTGCGCATTGCTGCGTGGCTGACCTGGGGCCTTTACCAACGCGATTCGTTCCTCGGACTGCATGCCGGCCTCGCCATGCTAGGCTTTCTCTGCCGCGACCATTGGGAAGACATCCATCCCCGCAAGAACCGCACCCGTGCGGCGGCGATCAGCTGGTTGGTGCCGCGCATGGAGCAGGTGCTGGCTGACCATGTGCCGATGGGCGAACAGCTTCCTCTGTTCGAGCAGATTACGCTCGAGCTGCGTGGCCTCAAGGCCTCTCTTGCCAAACACCTCGGAGCACAGGCGCCGCTTCTTTTACCTCTATGCCGTCGTCTGGAAGACATGGTCAAGCGCGCTGGTGCCGCCCATCCGCAGCCCGGCCCTGTTGGTGCGGCCATCGCCCAGGTCAAGCAGGCAGCGGCACAAGTGTTCACCGCAACCACCCCGGTCGAGCACGAGAAGGAGGCGCACAAGAGCTTGCGCAGTCTGCAGGACCAGGGCCGCCCTTTATGCAGTTGGTGGCTCAAGCAGAAAGCCACGGATCTCAAGCCATTGCGCTTGGCCCGTACGTTGCTATGGCTGTCAATCGACAGCCTACCGGAACGCAACGCCGAACAAATCACCGCCCTGCGCGGCGTTCCGGCAGACAAACTCGCCAGCTATCGCGAACGCTTCGCCCAAGGACTCTATGCCGACCTTCTAGCGGATCTGGAAGCCAGCATCACGCGCGCGCCCTTCTGGCTCGATGGGCAGCGCCTGGCCTGGGAATGCCTGAGCGAACTTGACGCCGAACAGGCGATGCGTGAGGTGGAAATCCAGCTTGCGTTGTTCCTGCAGCGCATGCCGGGCCTCGACGAGTTGCGTTTCCATGACGGCGTTCCCTTCGCCGACGCTGAAACCCGCGCCTGGATCAGCGCCAGGGTGATGCCGCACCTACAACCGGCACAGCCACCAAGCGAAGCGCTTAACAACCAGGGCGGCACGACGCCCGCCTGGGAAGAGGCCCTGCAGGAAGTTCTGCCACACCTGCGCAAAGACGGCCTCAAGAGCGCAGTGCAAAAGCTCAAGCTCGGGCTTAACCAGGCACGAGGCGGGCGTGAACGTTTCTTCTGGCAGCTGACCCTCGCCCGGCTGTGCTTCCAAGCCAAGAAATACGATCTGGCCAAGACCCAACTCGAATCGCTCGATCAGACGCTGCAGGCCTCCGGCCTCGGCGACTGGGAACCCGATCTCGCCCTTGAGGTGCTGCGCCTGTTGCATAGCTGTTGTGAGCTGCTGCCGCAGAACCACGCCGTGCGTGAAAGCAAGGATGAGATTTACCGCAGGCTGTGCCACCTCGATCTCGAAGTGGTACTCGATTAG
- the tssC gene encoding type VI secretion system contractile sheath large subunit codes for MSTSAAAVESGNNLAEIGILDRIIAETKLTPDDEAYDIAKRGVSAFIEELLKPQNEHEPVKKAMVDRMIAEIDAKLSRQMDEILHHQQFQALESSWRGLKLLVDRTNFRENIKLEVLNASKQDLLDDFEDSPEVVQSGLYKHIYTAEYGQFGGQPVGALIANYFFDPSAPDIKTMQYVASVASMSHAPFIAAAGPKFFGLESFTGLPDLKDLKDHFEGPQFAKWQSFREQEDARYVGLTVPRFLLRNPYDPEDNPVKSFVYKENVANSHEHYLWGNTAYTFASRLTDSFAKFRWCPNIIGPQSGGAVEDLPLHHFESMGEIETKIPTEVLVSDRREYELAEEGFIALTMRKGSDNAAFFSANSAQKPKFFGNSEEGKNAELNYKLGTQLPYLFIVNRLAHYLKVLQREQIGAWKERTDLELELNKWIRQYVADQENPSSEVRSRRPLRAAQVVVSDVDGEPGWYRVSLNVRPHFKYMGADFTLSLVGKLDKE; via the coding sequence ATGAGCACTAGCGCAGCAGCCGTCGAAAGCGGCAACAACCTCGCCGAGATCGGCATCCTCGACCGCATCATCGCCGAAACTAAATTGACGCCCGATGACGAGGCCTATGACATCGCCAAGCGCGGCGTATCGGCCTTCATCGAAGAGCTTCTGAAGCCACAGAACGAGCACGAGCCGGTCAAGAAGGCGATGGTCGACCGCATGATTGCGGAAATCGACGCCAAGCTCAGCCGTCAGATGGACGAGATCCTCCATCACCAGCAGTTCCAGGCGCTGGAATCCTCCTGGCGCGGCCTCAAGCTGCTGGTCGATCGCACCAATTTCCGCGAGAACATCAAGCTCGAAGTGCTCAACGCCTCCAAGCAGGATCTGCTCGACGACTTCGAGGACAGCCCGGAAGTGGTCCAGTCCGGCCTGTACAAGCACATCTATACCGCCGAGTACGGCCAGTTCGGCGGTCAGCCGGTCGGCGCCCTGATCGCCAACTACTTCTTCGATCCGAGCGCACCGGACATCAAGACGATGCAATACGTCGCCTCGGTCGCCAGCATGTCCCACGCGCCCTTCATCGCCGCGGCTGGCCCGAAGTTCTTCGGTCTGGAAAGCTTCACCGGCCTGCCGGACCTCAAGGACCTCAAGGATCATTTCGAAGGCCCCCAGTTCGCCAAATGGCAAAGCTTCCGCGAGCAGGAAGACGCCCGTTACGTCGGCCTGACCGTTCCACGCTTCCTGCTACGTAACCCCTATGATCCTGAAGACAACCCGGTCAAATCCTTCGTCTACAAGGAAAACGTCGCCAACAGCCACGAGCATTACCTGTGGGGCAACACCGCCTACACCTTCGCCAGCCGTCTGACCGACAGCTTCGCCAAGTTCCGCTGGTGCCCGAACATCATCGGCCCGCAGAGCGGTGGCGCGGTGGAAGACCTCCCCCTGCACCACTTCGAGAGCATGGGCGAAATCGAAACCAAAATCCCGACCGAAGTTCTTGTTTCCGACCGCCGTGAATACGAGCTGGCCGAAGAAGGCTTTATCGCCCTGACCATGCGCAAGGGCAGTGACAACGCTGCGTTCTTCTCGGCCAACTCGGCGCAGAAGCCGAAGTTCTTCGGCAACAGCGAAGAAGGCAAGAACGCCGAGCTCAACTACAAGCTCGGCACTCAGCTGCCCTACCTGTTCATCGTCAACCGCCTGGCGCACTACCTCAAGGTGCTGCAGCGCGAGCAGATCGGCGCCTGGAAAGAGCGCACCGACCTGGAACTGGAGCTGAACAAGTGGATCCGCCAGTACGTGGCAGACCAAGAGAACCCAAGCTCCGAAGTCCGTAGCCGTCGTCCGCTGCGCGCCGCCCAAGTAGTGGTCAGCGATGTCGATGGTGAGCCGGGCTGGTACCGCGTCAGCCTGAACGTCCGCCCACACTTCAAGTACATGGGTGCCGATTTCACCCTGTCGCTGGTTGGCAAGCTGGACAAGGAGTGA
- a CDS encoding PAAR domain-containing protein gives MSGKPAARLGDPTDCPKKGHGTNPIAAGSPDVLFDGMPAARMGDPTSCGSALVSATIPTVLINGKPATTVGTTGDHGNPVTAGSGTVVIGTSGGGAF, from the coding sequence ATGTCCGGTAAACCCGCAGCCCGCCTGGGCGACCCCACCGATTGCCCGAAAAAAGGCCACGGCACCAACCCGATAGCAGCCGGCTCTCCCGACGTCCTGTTCGACGGCATGCCCGCCGCGCGCATGGGCGACCCGACCTCCTGTGGCAGCGCGCTGGTCAGCGCGACTATCCCCACGGTTCTCATCAACGGCAAACCGGCCACTACGGTCGGTACCACCGGAGATCACGGCAATCCGGTGACCGCAGGGTCCGGGACGGTAGTAATCGGTACGAGCGGCGGTGGGGCGTTCTGA
- the tssE gene encoding type VI secretion system baseplate subunit TssE encodes MAYGSLFERLGGDTDKRAGWSREVAAMASVAAHLAKMLSTRAGSVQTLPDYGLPDLNDMRLSLHDSLQQARIAIERFIEAFEPRLSQVRVISLPRDHDPLSLSFAIEGLLEVDGFRRHVSFSASLDGSGQVKVH; translated from the coding sequence ATGGCCTACGGCAGCCTTTTCGAGCGCCTCGGTGGTGACACCGACAAGCGCGCCGGCTGGAGTCGCGAAGTCGCGGCGATGGCTTCGGTGGCTGCCCATCTGGCCAAAATGCTCAGCACCCGGGCGGGCAGCGTGCAAACGTTGCCTGACTACGGGTTGCCCGATCTGAACGACATGCGCCTGTCGCTGCACGACTCGCTGCAACAGGCGCGTATCGCCATCGAACGTTTCATCGAAGCGTTCGAACCCCGCTTGAGCCAGGTCCGGGTGATATCGCTACCCCGCGACCACGACCCGCTAAGCCTGTCGTTTGCCATCGAAGGCCTGCTAGAAGTCGACGGCTTCAGGCGGCATGTGAGTTTTTCCGCGAGCCTGGATGGCAGCGGACAAGTGAAAGTCCACTAA